CTGACAGACCTTACTTTTTTGGGGGCGGATCATGCCTACAACTCCGTCCTGATCGACGTCAGGAGATACCTGGGCCTGCCACACCATACCCTCCTCGCCTTTTGGTTTTACAGCGTGCTGACGTTGAACGGGAATCCGCCCTACCTCGACCTCCCGGGTACCGGGAACGACACGTATAACAATACCGGCAGGGGTTATGAGCAAGGGCGGTTCATCGGCAAAAAGATGGTTGACCTGGAAGCGGAGTATCGTTTTGGCATCACCCGGAACGGCCTGGTCGGGGGCGTTGTTTTTTGCAACGCCGAATCCCTTTCCGAACTTGCAAGCAATAGATTCGAGGTGATCTCTCCCGGGTTCGGGATCGGTCTTCGCATAAAGCTCAATAAATTTTCAAACACCAACGCCTGTATAGATTACGGCATAGGCACTAAGGGATCCCGCGGATTCGCCGGCAACTTAGGAGAGGTTTTCTGATATATGGAACACATCGTCTATTTACTAAGTCACTACAAATATCTTCTTCTTTTTCCCCTGGCCATAGTGGAAGGACCCATCCTGGCCGTTATCGCCGGCTTTCTTTGTACGACGGGCGTGCTCAATCCGTTGTTTGTCTTTCCCATCATCGTTTGCGGAGACGTCATAGGCGACTCCCTTTGTTATACCCTTGGCCGTTGGGGCGTCCCCAAACCCATCCGAAGGCTCGCCCTCCTGTTGGGCGTTAAAAAAGAGAACGTCGATCGGGTCCGGACCTTTTTCGATACCCACCCCATAAAGACCATCGCCTTGTCAAAGATCACGCTGGGCATAGGCGTGGCCGGTATCTACCTGGCGGGAAACACAAAGGTTCCCTATCCCAAATTCATCCGGATATGCCTGGCAACCTCCGCCTTGCAATACCTCGTGTACCTGACGATCGGATTTGTTTTCGGCGGGGCCTACAGGGAAATCAACCGTTACCTCAACGACGCCGCCTCCCTGATCATCGTCGTAGCCCTGGCGATTGTCGTATTATTGTTGATCAGAAGA
This region of Dinghuibacter silviterrae genomic DNA includes:
- a CDS encoding DedA family protein gives rise to the protein MEHIVYLLSHYKYLLLFPLAIVEGPILAVIAGFLCTTGVLNPLFVFPIIVCGDVIGDSLCYTLGRWGVPKPIRRLALLLGVKKENVDRVRTFFDTHPIKTIALSKITLGIGVAGIYLAGNTKVPYPKFIRICLATSALQYLVYLTIGFVFGGAYREINRYLNDAASLIIVVALAIVVLLLIRRKLRKA